The following is a genomic window from Flavobacteriales bacterium.
GTCTTGGATTTGAGAAGTTCGATGGGCAGGTCGAAGTAATCGCATACCACCTTCTGGATGTAGTCGATACTCACCTCACGCGCTGTGTTCTTGACGAACTTGTCGATCATCTGTTTAGCTAGATCGAGGTTGACTTCTTTCTTATTGAGAGAGGCCTGCGCGATCAGTGAGATCAGTGCACCTTCCAGTTCACGGATATTCGTAGTTATCGAGTATGCCAGGTATTCGACCACCTCTTTGGGCAGTTCTATTCCGTCTGCATACATTTTCTTTTCGAGGATAGCTATCCTCGTTTCTAGACCTGGAACCTGTAGATCCGCTGAGAGTCCCCATTTGAATCTTGAGAGTAGGCGTTGCTCCATGCCCTGCATTTCCACGGGAGGCTTATCCGATGTAAGGATGATCTGCTTACCGGTCTGATGCAGGTGATTGAAGATGGTAAAGAACGCATCCTGGGTCTTTTCTTTCCCAGCGAAGAATTGAACATCGTCCAGAATGAGTACATCCATCATCTGATAGAAATGAATGAAGTCGTTCTGGTTGTTGTTCCTGATCGAGTCTACGAACTGATGTGTGAATTTCTCAGAACTCACATACAGAACCGTCTTGTTCGGGAACTTATTCTTTATCTCAATGCCGATGGCATGAGCGAGATGCGTTTTCCCCAATCCCACTCCTCCGTAGATGAGTAATGGATTGAAGGATGTACCTCCAGGTTTGTTAGCGACAGCATAACCTGCAGAGCGGGCCAGTCTGTTGCAATCGCCTTCGATGAAATTTTCGATCGAGTAGTTCGGATTCAACTGTGAGTCTACATTGATCTTCTTCAGGCCCGGAACGATGAATGGATTCTTGATCGGGGTGCTGTGCTGATCGAGCGGAACATTGACAGAAGGATTCTTCAGTGCTCTTCTATTGGTTGTAGGGATCTTGACGGTGTAGGGTTTAGAACCGCTACTGTTATTCTCCATCACAATGCTGTACTCCAGTCTTCCTTCTTTGCCTAGTTCCTTACGGATAGCGCCTTTCAGCAGATCGATGTAGTGCTCTTCCAGCCACTCGTAAAAGAATTGGGAAGGCACCTGTATGGTCAACACCTTATTCTCAAGCTTGATAGGACGAATCGGTTCGAACCAGGTCTTGTAGCCTTGCATGGTCACATTATCCTTGATCATCTT
Proteins encoded in this region:
- the dnaA gene encoding chromosomal replication initiator protein DnaA is translated as MSKTCENAWSNCLKMIKDNVTMQGYKTWFEPIRPIKLENKVLTIQVPSQFFYEWLEEHYIDLLKGAIRKELGKEGRLEYSIVMENNSSGSKPYTVKIPTTNRRALKNPSVNVPLDQHSTPIKNPFIVPGLKKINVDSQLNPNYSIENFIEGDCNRLARSAGYAVANKPGGTSFNPLLIYGGVGLGKTHLAHAIGIEIKNKFPNKTVLYVSSEKFTHQFVDSIRNNNQNDFIHFYQMMDVLILDDVQFFAGKEKTQDAFFTIFNHLHQTGKQIILTSDKPPVEMQGMEQRLLSRFKWGLSADLQVPGLETRIAILEKKMYADGIELPKEVVEYLAYSITTNIRELEGALISLIAQASLNKKEVNLDLAKQMIDKFVKNTAREVSIDYIQKVVCDYFDLPIELLKSKTRKREVVQARQIAMYFAKKMTKSSLANIGMHCGGKDHATVLHACRTVNNLNETDKQFRRYLEDLEKKLSIQ